From Mya arenaria isolate MELC-2E11 chromosome 1, ASM2691426v1, a single genomic window includes:
- the LOC128227871 gene encoding uncharacterized protein LOC128227871 isoform X1 — protein MMAEDCTRPKPRQRGRRRVVKVQDETQDHEQASGNCKSGGAYEGGKSSSGGYDDEDMAEEIADLQTRGILPKDFTYSGKDGLRQGSFDSEDLIEEINGSLSIGANSSKVKDGSTSDIDTDILMRTSEIVPEIGANGLPENWCRDMHKKEHYKLFPLRKGDKEYDVVDQDFADVGIEVTGIERLQNTRLLKKFKDEIEDLKIHSTDDYDVNVQYLYHGTGVEKVQLCEEGLDQRLSRMGYFGKGIYFSDTPLKCVHYADDPGRPNPDEAYILKCRVILGDIKVYPKFKDDKELRREPEKETITHGLKKYDSVAGCPKDYNEYVVYDNRRAMIEYIIKFKANKELMKKLRTQPVATAAATMATKTSRRSLTPSFSKPRKWSGKETSDEVGEATFDNEIGEVTLEDEVGEAIPDDEIGEVTYDAAEWAEIEPEQITSTRYRNEAFGGPPVSEEDHYERIMEVRQAVRKKRLQETEDHGHSSVPPIHDPDTVWEITETSYQDNQSMSSGPYHPSGFALETPGSNFSDPSVGQALDMCIIEFLAVTQTDDSNRARYYVQRAEMDVNRAISLYYEEGC, from the exons ATGATGGCTGAAGATTGTACACGTCCAAAACCAAGACAGAGAGGTCGCAGGAGAGTGGTCAAGGTGCAAGACGAGACTCAGGACCATGAACAAGCTAGTGGAAACTGCAAAAGCGGAGGTGCATATGAAGGAGGAAAGTCTTCAAGCGGAGGTTATGATGATGAAGATATGGCGGAGGAAATAGCAGATCTCCAAACACGAGGAATTTTGCCGAAGGACTTTACCTACTCTGGAAAGGATGGCTTAAGACAAGGAAGTTTTGATAGTGAAGATCTAATCGAGGAAATTAATGGATCACTTAGTATTGGCGCCAATTCTTCTAAAGTTAAGGACGGAAGTACTAGTGATATAGATACTGATATTTTGATGAGAACATCAGAAATAGTTCCTGAAATTGGCGCCAATGGTTTGCCAGAAAATTGGTGTAGGGACATGCATAAAAAGGAACATTACAAATTGTTTCCCTTGAGGAAAGGTGACAAGGAGTACGATGTGGTCGATCAAGACTTTGCTGATGTAGGGATTGAGGTTACAGGAATCGAGAGGTTACAGAACACTAGATTATTGAAGAAGTTCAAAGATGAAATAGAAGACTTAAAAATTCATAGTACAGATG ATTATGATGTGAATGTCCAGTATCTGTACCATGGGACAGGAGTGGAGAAGGTACAACTGTGTGAAGAAGGCCTGGACCAGAGACTCAGTCGGATGGGCTACTTCGGGAAGGGAATCTACTTCAG TGACACGCCTCTAAAGTGCGTACATTATGCAGACGACCCAGGCAGGCCAAACCCAGATGAGGCGTACATTCTCAAGTGTCGAGTTATTCTGGGTGATATCAAG GTTTACCCAAAGTTTAAGGATGATAAAGAATTAAGGCGGGAACCAGAAAAAGAAACAATCACACATGGATTAAAGAAGTATGACTCCGTGGCG ggCTGTCCTAAGGATTACAACGAGTATGTTGTGTATGACAACAGGAGAGCGATGATAGAATACATCATCAAGTTCAAG GCGAACAAAGAACTGATGAAGAAACTTAGGACTCAACCAGTTGCTACAGCAGCAGCTACTATGGCAACCAAAACTTCTAGAAGGAGTTTAACGCCCTCTTTTTCCAAACCCAGAAAGTGGTCAGGAAAAG AAACCAGTGATGAAGTAGGGGAAGCAACTTTTGATAATGAGATAGGGGAAGTAACTCTCGAGGATGAAGTAGGGGAAGCAATTCCTGATGATGAAATAGGGGAAGTTACTTATGATGCAGCAGAGTGGGCAGAAATAGAACCAGAGCAAATTACTTCCACACGTTACAGGA atGAGGCTTTTGGTGGCCCACCTGTGTCGGAAGAAGACCATTATGAAAGAATCATGGAGGTACGTCAGGCAGTGAGGAAAAAACGGCTGCAAGAAACAGAG GACCATGGGCACAGTAGTGTACCGCCCATACACGACCCTGACACTGTTTGGGAGATTACAGAGACATCATACCAAGACAATCAGAGTATGTCATCGGGGCCATATCATCCTTCAG GATTTGCTCTTGAGACTCCAGGCAGTAACTTCAGTGACCCATCAGTCGGTCAAGCCCTAGACATGTGTATTATAGAGTTTCTGGCGGTGACCCAGACTGACGATTCCAATCGTGCACGATATTATGTACAGCGTGCAGAAATGGACGTGAACCGGGCCATCTCACTCTACTATGAGGAAGGATGCTAG
- the LOC128227871 gene encoding uncharacterized protein LOC128227871 isoform X2 has protein sequence MMAEDCTRPKPRQRGRRRVVKVQDETQDHEQASGNCKSGGAYEGGKSSSGGYDDEDMAEEIADLQTRGILPKDFTYSGKDGLRQGSFDSEDLIEEINGSLSIGANSSKVKDGSTSDIDTDILMRTSEIVPEIGANGLPENWCRDMHKKEHYKLFPLRKGDKEYDVVDQDFADVGIEVTGIERLQNTRLLKKFKDEIEDLKIHSTDDYDVNVQYLYHGTGVEKVQLCEEGLDQRLSRMGYFGKGIYFSDTPLKCVHYADDPGRPNPDEAYILKCRVILGDIKVYPKFKDDKELRREPEKETITHGLKKYDSVAGCPKDYNEYVVYDNRRAMIEYIIKFKANKELMKKLRTQPVATAAATMATKTSRRSLTPSFSKPRKWSGKETSDEVGEATFDNEIGEVTLEDEVGEAIPDDEIGEVTYDAAEWAEIEPEQITSTRYRNEAFGGPPVSEEDHYERIMEDHGHSSVPPIHDPDTVWEITETSYQDNQSMSSGPYHPSGFALETPGSNFSDPSVGQALDMCIIEFLAVTQTDDSNRARYYVQRAEMDVNRAISLYYEEGC, from the exons ATGATGGCTGAAGATTGTACACGTCCAAAACCAAGACAGAGAGGTCGCAGGAGAGTGGTCAAGGTGCAAGACGAGACTCAGGACCATGAACAAGCTAGTGGAAACTGCAAAAGCGGAGGTGCATATGAAGGAGGAAAGTCTTCAAGCGGAGGTTATGATGATGAAGATATGGCGGAGGAAATAGCAGATCTCCAAACACGAGGAATTTTGCCGAAGGACTTTACCTACTCTGGAAAGGATGGCTTAAGACAAGGAAGTTTTGATAGTGAAGATCTAATCGAGGAAATTAATGGATCACTTAGTATTGGCGCCAATTCTTCTAAAGTTAAGGACGGAAGTACTAGTGATATAGATACTGATATTTTGATGAGAACATCAGAAATAGTTCCTGAAATTGGCGCCAATGGTTTGCCAGAAAATTGGTGTAGGGACATGCATAAAAAGGAACATTACAAATTGTTTCCCTTGAGGAAAGGTGACAAGGAGTACGATGTGGTCGATCAAGACTTTGCTGATGTAGGGATTGAGGTTACAGGAATCGAGAGGTTACAGAACACTAGATTATTGAAGAAGTTCAAAGATGAAATAGAAGACTTAAAAATTCATAGTACAGATG ATTATGATGTGAATGTCCAGTATCTGTACCATGGGACAGGAGTGGAGAAGGTACAACTGTGTGAAGAAGGCCTGGACCAGAGACTCAGTCGGATGGGCTACTTCGGGAAGGGAATCTACTTCAG TGACACGCCTCTAAAGTGCGTACATTATGCAGACGACCCAGGCAGGCCAAACCCAGATGAGGCGTACATTCTCAAGTGTCGAGTTATTCTGGGTGATATCAAG GTTTACCCAAAGTTTAAGGATGATAAAGAATTAAGGCGGGAACCAGAAAAAGAAACAATCACACATGGATTAAAGAAGTATGACTCCGTGGCG ggCTGTCCTAAGGATTACAACGAGTATGTTGTGTATGACAACAGGAGAGCGATGATAGAATACATCATCAAGTTCAAG GCGAACAAAGAACTGATGAAGAAACTTAGGACTCAACCAGTTGCTACAGCAGCAGCTACTATGGCAACCAAAACTTCTAGAAGGAGTTTAACGCCCTCTTTTTCCAAACCCAGAAAGTGGTCAGGAAAAG AAACCAGTGATGAAGTAGGGGAAGCAACTTTTGATAATGAGATAGGGGAAGTAACTCTCGAGGATGAAGTAGGGGAAGCAATTCCTGATGATGAAATAGGGGAAGTTACTTATGATGCAGCAGAGTGGGCAGAAATAGAACCAGAGCAAATTACTTCCACACGTTACAGGA atGAGGCTTTTGGTGGCCCACCTGTGTCGGAAGAAGACCATTATGAAAGAATCATGGAG GACCATGGGCACAGTAGTGTACCGCCCATACACGACCCTGACACTGTTTGGGAGATTACAGAGACATCATACCAAGACAATCAGAGTATGTCATCGGGGCCATATCATCCTTCAG GATTTGCTCTTGAGACTCCAGGCAGTAACTTCAGTGACCCATCAGTCGGTCAAGCCCTAGACATGTGTATTATAGAGTTTCTGGCGGTGACCCAGACTGACGATTCCAATCGTGCACGATATTATGTACAGCGTGCAGAAATGGACGTGAACCGGGCCATCTCACTCTACTATGAGGAAGGATGCTAG